Proteins from a single region of Streptomyces spectabilis:
- a CDS encoding acyl carrier protein: MAATEKEIVDGLAEIVNEIAGIPVEDVQLDKSFTDDLDVDSLSMVEVVVAAEERFDVKIPDDDVKNLKTVGDATKYILEHQA, from the coding sequence ATGGCCGCCACTGAGAAGGAGATCGTCGACGGTCTCGCGGAGATCGTCAACGAAATCGCCGGCATTCCGGTCGAGGACGTCCAGCTGGACAAGTCCTTCACCGACGACCTGGACGTCGACTCGCTGTCCATGGTCGAGGTCGTCGTCGCCGCCGAGGAGCGCTTCGACGTGAAGATCCCCGACGACGACGTCAAGAACCTCAAGACGGTCGGCGACGCCACCAAGTACATCCTCGAGCACCAGGCCTGA
- the fabF gene encoding beta-ketoacyl-ACP synthase II produces MNSTNRTVVVTGIGATTPLGGDAASTWEGLLAGRSGVSLLEQDWAAELPVRIAGQIAVEPTEIIPRPQARKMDRSAQFALIAAQEAWQDAGFTAKAGEDPGVDPDRLGAVIASGIGGVTTLLDQYDVLKEKGVRRVSPHTVPMLMPNSPAANVGIALGARAGVHTPVSACASGAEAIGYAIEMIRTGRADVVVAGGTEAAVHPLPIAAFGNMMAMSKNNDDPQGASRPWDVDRNGFVLGEGAGVVVLESEEHAKARGAKIYVEAVGQGISADAHHITQPEPSGSGIAQALRHLVENNDLKPSEIAHINAHATSTPQGDIGEIKALRKAFGDDVDHMAIASTKSMTGHLLGGAGGVETVATVLALKHRMAPPTINIENLDPEVDADIIRGEARPLPEGTIAALNDSFGFGGHNVVLAFRTV; encoded by the coding sequence GTGAACTCGACCAATCGCACCGTGGTCGTCACCGGTATCGGCGCAACCACACCGCTGGGTGGCGACGCGGCCTCGACCTGGGAGGGCCTGCTCGCCGGACGCTCCGGGGTCAGCCTCCTGGAGCAGGACTGGGCCGCGGAGCTGCCCGTCCGCATCGCGGGCCAGATCGCCGTCGAACCGACTGAGATCATCCCGCGCCCGCAGGCCCGCAAGATGGACCGCTCAGCGCAGTTCGCGCTGATCGCGGCCCAGGAGGCCTGGCAGGACGCGGGCTTCACCGCGAAGGCCGGTGAGGACCCGGGCGTCGACCCCGACCGGCTCGGGGCGGTCATCGCCTCCGGCATCGGCGGCGTGACGACCCTGCTCGACCAGTACGACGTGCTCAAGGAGAAGGGCGTACGCCGCGTCTCCCCGCACACCGTGCCGATGCTGATGCCCAACTCGCCCGCGGCGAACGTCGGCATCGCCCTCGGCGCCCGCGCCGGGGTGCACACCCCGGTCTCGGCCTGCGCCTCGGGCGCGGAGGCCATCGGCTACGCGATCGAGATGATCCGCACCGGCCGCGCCGACGTCGTCGTCGCGGGCGGCACGGAGGCGGCGGTCCACCCGCTGCCGATCGCCGCGTTCGGCAACATGATGGCGATGTCGAAGAACAACGACGACCCGCAGGGCGCGTCCCGCCCCTGGGACGTCGACCGCAACGGCTTCGTGCTCGGCGAGGGCGCGGGCGTGGTCGTGCTCGAGTCCGAGGAGCACGCCAAGGCCCGCGGCGCCAAGATCTACGTGGAGGCGGTGGGCCAGGGCATCTCGGCCGACGCGCACCACATCACGCAGCCGGAGCCGTCCGGCAGCGGCATCGCGCAGGCGCTGCGCCACCTGGTCGAGAACAACGACCTCAAGCCGTCCGAGATCGCGCACATCAACGCGCACGCCACCTCGACGCCGCAGGGCGACATCGGTGAGATCAAGGCGCTGCGCAAGGCGTTCGGCGACGACGTGGACCACATGGCGATCGCGTCGACGAAGTCGATGACCGGTCACCTCCTCGGTGGCGCGGGCGGCGTGGAGACCGTGGCCACGGTCCTCGCGCTCAAGCACCGCATGGCCCCGCCGACCATCAACATCGAGAACCTCGACCCCGAGGTCGACGCGGACATCATCCGCGGCGAGGCCCGCCCGCTGCCCGAGGGCACGATCGCGGCCCTGAACGACTCGTTCGGCTTCGGCGGCCACAACGTGGTGCTCGCCTTCCGGACGGTCTGA